The following are encoded in a window of bacterium SCSIO 12643 genomic DNA:
- a CDS encoding SUMF1/EgtB/PvdO family nonheme iron enzyme, with the protein MKCHKEEYELRRLFHQAKNDAPLVHFEETRSAFMDAVNAPDFHSGNKSSLFSTKVIVIMTTIFSAIGIGVLIYSNFFNPSVIEKPIHKNVEVKENTSEWILSGDSTNREEQRLELRSENQLVLIPEEVTEENFEMPFEVELKEEEMMQRFVQIDEIPQKEEVITVEPYRFPTLTEEEVKENQKRKAKLIKQVIKMDKKRFSEIPEGTMKINGSSVSVNSFAMLKTEVSNLDYITFLFDLLILNRKDDFLIAKPDQSQWREVNDHLYAAMAEYYFSHPAYGGYPVNNISREGAELYCKWLTEEVNSVLKKKGKNPINDVRIPTNAEWVYAAKGGIESSAYPWGGPYAKNDRGCYLANFRPDGETMDVDGIEITAPVWSYAPNRYGLFCMSGNVAEMVYYGTDKSKPGARGGSWTSGLDEIQIDGKDRFIGEESANVNIGFRYVISLP; encoded by the coding sequence ATGAAATGTCATAAGGAAGAATATGAATTAAGACGCTTATTTCATCAAGCTAAAAATGATGCGCCCCTGGTGCACTTTGAAGAAACGCGATCCGCATTTATGGATGCTGTAAATGCCCCTGATTTTCATTCGGGAAACAAATCATCTCTTTTTTCGACAAAAGTTATCGTTATCATGACAACAATATTTAGTGCTATAGGTATAGGAGTTCTCATTTATTCGAATTTCTTTAATCCCTCTGTCATCGAAAAACCAATTCATAAAAATGTAGAGGTAAAAGAAAATACTTCAGAATGGATACTATCTGGAGATTCTACAAATAGAGAAGAACAAAGGTTAGAGCTTCGATCTGAAAATCAACTGGTTTTAATTCCTGAAGAAGTTACTGAGGAAAACTTTGAAATGCCTTTTGAGGTGGAGTTAAAAGAAGAAGAAATGATGCAACGTTTTGTTCAAATAGATGAGATTCCGCAAAAGGAAGAAGTAATTACAGTTGAACCGTATAGATTTCCAACACTGACTGAGGAGGAAGTTAAAGAGAATCAAAAAAGGAAAGCCAAACTGATTAAACAAGTGATCAAAATGGATAAAAAACGGTTTTCAGAGATTCCTGAGGGAACCATGAAAATCAATGGGTCTTCGGTTTCAGTAAATTCATTTGCAATGCTAAAAACCGAAGTGAGCAATTTAGATTACATCACTTTTCTATTTGACCTTTTGATTTTAAATAGAAAAGATGATTTTCTGATTGCGAAACCAGACCAATCCCAATGGAGAGAGGTAAATGATCATCTATATGCTGCCATGGCGGAGTATTACTTTTCGCATCCAGCATATGGTGGATATCCTGTAAACAATATTAGTAGGGAAGGTGCAGAACTGTATTGTAAATGGCTAACGGAAGAAGTAAACAGTGTATTGAAAAAGAAGGGTAAAAACCCGATTAATGATGTGAGAATTCCAACCAATGCGGAATGGGTGTATGCGGCTAAAGGGGGGATTGAAAGTTCAGCTTATCCGTGGGGAGGACCGTATGCAAAAAATGATAGAGGATGTTATTTGGCTAATTTTAGGCCTGATGGAGAAACTATGGATGTGGATGGGATAGAGATTACAGCTCCGGTGTGGTCATATGCTCCAAATAGATATGGTTTGTTTTGTATGAGTGGAAATGTAGCGGAAATGGTGTATTATGGAACAGATAAAAGTAAGCCCGGAGCCAGAGGTGGAAGCTGGACCAGCGGACTGGATGAGATTCAAATTGATGGTAAAGATCGGTTTATCGGGGAGGAAAGTGCGAATGTGAACATTGGCTTTAGATATGTGATCAGTTTGCCTTGA
- a CDS encoding RNA polymerase sigma factor: MTHKKKQEYFLKLYEPIHDRFERFCRARVYGNMDHQDLMNETLLVAFQKLKSLKSKDSFLSYLIGVSIRILSNNHKKKREESWPQHPHFDVEDQDADTSRKTEVAILYQALSRLPDEQRECLILFEISGFSIKEIVQIQQVSESAVKQRLKRGRTRLKEVLSDSNSNKIKGVKYEMS, encoded by the coding sequence ATGACGCACAAAAAGAAACAAGAATATTTCTTGAAACTATATGAACCGATTCATGATAGGTTCGAACGCTTCTGCAGGGCGAGAGTTTATGGAAATATGGATCATCAGGATTTGATGAATGAGACGTTATTGGTAGCGTTTCAGAAATTGAAATCGCTTAAATCCAAAGATTCTTTTTTGTCATATTTAATTGGGGTAAGTATTCGCATTTTATCTAATAATCATAAGAAAAAAAGAGAGGAGTCATGGCCGCAACATCCGCATTTTGATGTGGAGGATCAAGATGCAGATACTTCGAGGAAAACAGAAGTAGCCATATTGTATCAAGCTTTGAGTAGACTTCCTGATGAACAGCGAGAGTGTCTCATTTTGTTTGAAATTTCAGGGTTTTCGATAAAGGAGATTGTGCAAATACAACAAGTCTCTGAATCTGCTGTGAAACAACGTTTAAAACGCGGACGCACAAGGTTGAAGGAAGTCTTGTCCGATTCTAACTCGAATAAAATAAAGGGGGTGAAATATGAAATGTCATAA
- a CDS encoding GMC family oxidoreductase: protein MTVETEVCIVGSGAGAGPIAYTLSRAGKKVLVLEKGPWFTEKDFSKDEISVCRRSVYTPNLKDERHVLETKHKDHWDAKSTYDSGRDFWNGSLVGGSSNLMSGYFHRLKPNDFNLLSTYGPIEGANVADWPIEYEDLEPFYAMTEEVVGVSGKVVPHQFQEPRSTPDFPYPKLTENYIAELIDQACDEMGYTSIPTPRAIVSKPKDERNPCYYSNYCGSYPCSSGAKGSARAALLDPALKTGNLTVTPYAKVFKLTTDENGKVVSAHYYDENKKEVIVKAETFVVACQAIETSRLLLMSPGEKHPNGIGNNNGQLGKNIIFSAGGVGHGEFPYDKFSDEEVTKLKSRGTFVNRSLQEWYEIDDDEFGGKVKGGTVDFLWKHANPIARSIRLKWGRDGLIWGEALKQRMHHYFTQERHLTFEIFNDWLPTDDCFVTLDDEVVDKWGDPVAKVRLGYHEHDLKIGEYIAEKTEKVLEQMGAERIRSSVSGSAPANLVAGGCRFGDDPQTSVLDKNCKVHDCENLYVTDASFMPTGGSVPYTFTIYANSFRVAEHLKQKLSN, encoded by the coding sequence ATGACAGTAGAAACAGAAGTTTGTATTGTAGGAAGTGGTGCCGGTGCTGGACCAATCGCATATACTTTATCTCGTGCGGGAAAAAAAGTGTTGGTATTAGAAAAAGGACCATGGTTTACTGAAAAAGATTTTAGTAAAGATGAAATTTCAGTGTGTAGAAGGAGTGTCTATACACCTAATTTGAAGGATGAACGTCATGTTTTAGAAACCAAACATAAAGATCATTGGGATGCAAAATCCACGTATGACAGCGGTAGAGATTTTTGGAATGGTAGTCTGGTGGGAGGCTCCAGTAATTTAATGAGCGGATATTTTCATCGCTTAAAACCGAATGATTTCAACTTATTATCTACTTACGGCCCCATTGAAGGGGCTAATGTTGCAGACTGGCCTATTGAATATGAAGATTTAGAGCCGTTTTATGCAATGACCGAAGAAGTCGTTGGGGTATCCGGGAAAGTGGTTCCTCATCAATTTCAAGAACCAAGATCTACTCCTGATTTCCCTTATCCTAAACTGACCGAAAATTATATTGCGGAACTGATTGATCAGGCGTGTGATGAAATGGGGTATACATCTATTCCTACACCAAGAGCAATTGTCTCTAAACCAAAGGATGAGCGTAATCCTTGTTATTACAGCAATTATTGTGGAAGCTATCCATGTTCTTCAGGAGCTAAAGGTAGTGCGCGTGCAGCATTACTAGATCCTGCATTGAAAACTGGAAATTTGACGGTTACTCCATATGCTAAGGTTTTTAAACTCACCACCGATGAAAATGGCAAAGTGGTTTCTGCGCATTATTACGATGAGAACAAAAAAGAGGTGATTGTTAAGGCCGAAACTTTTGTAGTCGCGTGTCAGGCTATTGAAACCTCTAGATTGTTATTGATGTCTCCCGGAGAGAAGCACCCAAATGGAATTGGTAACAACAACGGTCAACTGGGAAAAAACATCATTTTTTCTGCCGGTGGAGTCGGACACGGAGAGTTCCCCTATGATAAATTCTCTGATGAAGAAGTAACTAAATTGAAGTCTCGCGGCACCTTTGTCAATAGGTCGCTACAAGAATGGTATGAAATTGACGATGACGAATTTGGCGGTAAGGTCAAAGGTGGAACAGTAGATTTCCTATGGAAACATGCCAATCCAATTGCGCGTTCCATTCGATTAAAATGGGGCAGAGATGGTTTGATTTGGGGAGAAGCTCTAAAACAAAGAATGCATCACTACTTCACGCAAGAACGTCATTTGACATTTGAGATTTTTAACGACTGGTTACCTACGGATGATTGCTTTGTGACATTAGATGATGAAGTCGTAGATAAATGGGGGGATCCCGTGGCTAAAGTCAGATTGGGATATCACGAGCACGACTTAAAAATTGGGGAATATATTGCTGAAAAAACAGAAAAAGTTTTAGAACAAATGGGCGCAGAACGTATTCGTTCCAGCGTAAGTGGTTCCGCTCCAGCCAATCTCGTGGCTGGAGGTTGTCGTTTTGGAGACGACCCTCAGACATCGGTACTGGATAAAAACTGCAAAGTTCACGATTGCGAAAATCTATATGTCACAGATGCGAGTTTTATGCCTACAGGAGGAAGTGTTCCATATACCTTTACGATATATGCCAACTCATTTCGGGTAGCAGAGCATTTAAAACAAAAGTTGTCAAACTAG
- a CDS encoding tetratricopeptide repeat protein: MNQKHKKLLAGILIGTLFVYLQSLSFDFVNWDDDYYVINNLEVTNPTMENLLSFFTQGNTANYHPITMLSLAFNYALGGENAFGYHLFNLIFHVFNTVLLYVWVQRIWPTREYLPLFIAGVFALHPMHVESVAWISSRKDVLFFCFYFLGLLSYQEFHKSGARKYLIGTLLFFIFSALSKPTAVIFPIHLLLIDYLQSRELSIKLIVEKVPFFLVSVMIGLATVLVQTDAGAVNVDAYSVIERLQLASYALNMYIAKFIAPMHLSSFYPYPSRPFEMLVSIAPIIFAAGLGGVLWKWRQNRNVVFGVLFFLSSLALLVQLVTVGSTIISERYTYLAYVGLSLAIYFILEDVAFNKLKAEKNLSIAFMVVLIGFSLVSFNRVKVWKSGETLWTDAIEKFPEVAGSWGGRGVYYRMEKKYTKALKDLNQAVALNPNEAMFYSNRGNIFFDLGQDDNALFDYNNCIRLDSTDENAFANRGAIFGRRGQYDEAVMDLSRAIDLDPDFVNAYMNRGIIYSVLNQREQAKNDYRKCVELEPDNHGIWNAIAVEYQYLGAFDSSVAVLNTAIQLEPNEGIYYFNRGISYRLLGDQTSANADFDYATTLGVQVDPGYYQPIN, translated from the coding sequence TTGAACCAAAAACATAAAAAGCTATTAGCCGGTATTTTGATTGGGACACTATTCGTGTATTTACAATCACTTTCTTTTGACTTTGTGAATTGGGATGATGATTATTATGTCATTAACAATTTGGAAGTCACTAATCCGACCATGGAGAACCTGCTTTCATTTTTTACTCAAGGTAATACAGCCAATTATCATCCTATAACGATGTTGAGTTTAGCGTTTAATTATGCTTTGGGAGGAGAGAATGCCTTTGGATATCATTTGTTCAATTTGATTTTTCATGTTTTTAATACCGTTTTGCTTTATGTCTGGGTCCAAAGAATTTGGCCGACTCGGGAGTACTTGCCTTTGTTCATTGCTGGAGTTTTTGCCTTGCATCCTATGCATGTGGAATCTGTAGCCTGGATTTCTTCAAGAAAGGATGTCTTGTTCTTTTGTTTCTATTTTTTAGGACTTTTAAGTTATCAGGAGTTTCATAAATCGGGTGCCCGGAAGTATTTAATAGGAACATTATTGTTTTTCATTTTTTCCGCATTATCAAAACCTACGGCAGTTATATTTCCGATACACTTACTCTTAATAGATTACTTACAATCACGTGAATTATCCATAAAACTAATCGTAGAAAAAGTGCCGTTTTTCCTGGTTTCCGTGATGATCGGATTGGCGACAGTGTTGGTACAAACAGATGCCGGAGCGGTGAATGTAGATGCGTATTCAGTTATTGAAAGATTGCAACTGGCGAGTTATGCGTTAAATATGTATATCGCAAAATTTATTGCGCCAATGCATTTATCTTCTTTCTATCCTTATCCATCAAGACCATTTGAAATGCTGGTAAGTATTGCCCCAATAATATTTGCGGCAGGTTTGGGAGGTGTATTATGGAAATGGCGTCAAAATAGAAATGTGGTCTTTGGTGTTTTATTTTTCCTGTCTTCATTGGCTTTGTTGGTACAGTTAGTCACGGTGGGAAGCACAATTATTTCCGAACGTTATACCTATTTGGCGTATGTAGGATTGAGTTTGGCTATTTACTTTATTCTGGAGGATGTGGCCTTTAATAAACTAAAAGCTGAAAAGAATTTAAGCATTGCTTTTATGGTTGTATTGATCGGATTTTCTTTAGTGTCTTTTAATAGAGTGAAAGTTTGGAAGAGTGGCGAGACACTTTGGACTGATGCGATTGAAAAATTCCCTGAAGTTGCGGGCTCATGGGGCGGAAGAGGCGTGTATTACCGTATGGAGAAAAAATATACCAAGGCACTCAAAGATTTAAATCAGGCGGTGGCTCTTAATCCGAATGAAGCTATGTTTTATAGTAACCGTGGGAATATATTCTTTGATTTAGGGCAAGATGACAATGCTTTGTTTGATTATAACAATTGTATTCGATTGGATTCAACCGATGAAAATGCTTTTGCCAATAGAGGAGCCATTTTCGGTCGAAGAGGGCAGTATGATGAAGCGGTTATGGATTTATCCAGAGCAATTGATTTAGATCCGGATTTTGTAAATGCGTATATGAATCGAGGGATCATTTATAGTGTGCTGAATCAACGAGAACAAGCTAAAAACGACTATCGAAAATGCGTGGAATTGGAGCCGGATAATCATGGGATTTGGAATGCGATTGCCGTAGAATACCAGTATTTAGGTGCTTTTGATTCTTCGGTTGCGGTGTTAAATACTGCAATTCAACTGGAACCAAATGAAGGAATCTATTATTTCAATAGAGGAATTTCTTATCGATTACTTGGAGATCAAACTTCAGCAAATGCGGACTTTGACTACGCGACAACTTTGGGAGTACAAGTAGATCCTGGTTATTACCAGCCAATCAATTAA
- a CDS encoding gluconate 2-dehydrogenase subunit 3 family protein, with amino-acid sequence MGNKNVASDSIKMFSEKPHRTKLNRRHFLLGMAAISATAMIPSVIACSATPIHDIHNQLSDKDFNTLIAVQNHLFPTSKDSPGAQEIHAAQYYTWVLTDPYRDPDSIKQMRNGIRWTQETATETYNENFVSLNFEEKENVLQIMAQEGWGENWLSVVLTLIFEALLSDPIYGSNNNEAGWKWLEHTPGVPRATVENMYHKLIIS; translated from the coding sequence ATGGGAAACAAAAATGTAGCATCCGATTCGATCAAGATGTTTTCGGAAAAACCGCATCGTACCAAATTAAACAGACGTCACTTCCTTTTGGGAATGGCTGCTATTTCTGCTACCGCTATGATTCCCTCTGTAATTGCCTGCTCAGCTACTCCCATTCACGACATTCACAATCAACTTTCGGATAAGGATTTTAATACGCTGATTGCGGTACAAAATCATTTATTTCCAACCAGTAAAGACAGTCCGGGAGCACAAGAAATTCATGCTGCACAATATTATACCTGGGTCCTGACCGATCCATATCGCGATCCCGATAGCATTAAACAAATGCGCAACGGAATTAGATGGACACAGGAAACCGCTACCGAAACCTATAATGAAAATTTCGTTTCGTTAAACTTTGAGGAAAAAGAAAATGTACTTCAAATTATGGCTCAGGAAGGTTGGGGAGAAAACTGGTTAAGTGTAGTTCTGACACTCATTTTTGAAGCTTTATTGAGTGATCCCATTTATGGTTCAAATAATAATGAAGCCGGATGGAAGTGGTTAGAACATACCCCAGGAGTTCCCAGAGCAACCGTAGAAAACATGTATCACAAATTGATTATATCGTAA
- a CDS encoding cystathionine gamma-synthase: MDTSKSKFATKAIHGGLEPDPATGAIMTPIYQTSTYIQDGVGNHKGYEYSRTLNPTRDALEKNLAAIENGNFGACFGSGLAAIDAVIKMLNPGDEVISTNDLYGGSYRIFKTIFEKYGIVFHFTPMGNPEDVEALVNENTKLIWAETPTNPMMNIIDIEALAVISKKHHILLAVDNTFATPYLQRPLDLGADIVMHSATKYLGGHSDVVMGALVVKDEDLANEIYRIQNSSGGVTGPMDSFLVLRGIKTLHLRVQRHCENGSKIAHWLKEQPKVDQVYWPGFESHPNHDVAKRQMDDFGGMISFTLKGNKMEDAHEIVKNVKLFSLAESLGGVESLIGHPATMTHASIPKEEREKSGVVDSLIRLSVGVEDADDLIADLEQALA, encoded by the coding sequence ATGGATACATCAAAAAGTAAATTTGCGACCAAGGCAATTCACGGAGGTTTAGAACCGGATCCAGCCACTGGAGCGATTATGACTCCAATCTATCAGACATCAACTTACATCCAGGACGGAGTAGGAAATCATAAAGGATATGAATATTCAAGAACACTAAATCCAACGCGTGATGCTTTGGAAAAGAACCTGGCAGCCATCGAAAATGGAAATTTTGGAGCTTGTTTTGGTAGTGGTTTAGCTGCTATTGACGCGGTGATTAAGATGTTGAATCCTGGTGATGAGGTGATCTCAACGAATGATTTATACGGTGGTTCATATCGAATTTTTAAAACCATTTTTGAGAAGTATGGAATCGTATTTCATTTTACCCCAATGGGAAATCCTGAGGATGTGGAAGCGTTGGTGAATGAGAATACGAAATTGATTTGGGCGGAAACACCAACAAACCCAATGATGAATATTATCGATATTGAAGCATTGGCAGTAATCTCGAAAAAACATCATATTCTATTGGCTGTGGATAATACGTTCGCAACTCCATATTTGCAACGCCCTTTGGATTTAGGAGCGGATATCGTGATGCATTCTGCAACAAAATATTTAGGCGGACACTCTGATGTGGTGATGGGTGCTTTGGTGGTGAAAGATGAGGATTTGGCCAATGAAATTTATAGAATCCAAAATAGTAGTGGCGGAGTAACCGGACCAATGGATTCATTCTTGGTGTTGAGAGGGATTAAAACCCTACACTTACGTGTACAAAGACATTGTGAAAACGGATCAAAGATCGCGCACTGGTTAAAAGAACAACCAAAGGTGGATCAGGTATACTGGCCGGGGTTCGAATCTCATCCAAATCACGATGTGGCCAAGCGTCAAATGGATGATTTTGGTGGTATGATTTCATTTACCCTTAAAGGGAATAAAATGGAAGATGCGCATGAGATCGTTAAAAATGTGAAGTTATTTTCGTTAGCAGAGTCCTTAGGAGGAGTAGAGTCTTTAATTGGCCATCCGGCTACGATGACGCATGCTTCAATTCCAAAAGAAGAAAGAGAAAAATCCGGAGTGGTGGATTCTTTAATCCGTTTAAGTGTGGGTGTAGAAGATGCGGATGATTTAATAGCAGATTTAGAACAGGCGTTGGCTTAG
- a CDS encoding DUF2147 domain-containing protein produces MKKLLSLCVLFALSSVMYAQKADDLIGVWLTEGGKSKIEITKKDGKYYGSIVWLRDPNNEQGKPKVDKHNSDEDLRTRPILGLNLLEGFEWDDGEYEEGTIYDPESGKTYSCEITYEDMNTINVRGYIGFSLMGRTTVWTRVK; encoded by the coding sequence ATGAAAAAATTATTGAGTTTATGTGTATTGTTCGCTTTGTCTTCAGTGATGTATGCCCAAAAAGCGGATGACTTAATCGGAGTTTGGTTAACCGAAGGAGGAAAATCCAAGATTGAAATCACGAAAAAAGATGGTAAATATTATGGTTCAATTGTGTGGTTAAGAGATCCCAATAATGAACAGGGAAAACCAAAAGTTGATAAGCATAATTCAGATGAAGATTTACGTACAAGACCAATTTTAGGTTTAAACTTATTGGAAGGATTTGAATGGGATGATGGAGAATATGAAGAAGGCACGATTTATGATCCGGAGAGCGGCAAGACCTATAGTTGTGAGATTACATATGAAGATATGAATACCATTAACGTAAGAGGTTATATTGGATTCAGTTTAATGGGGCGTACTACTGTGTGGACCCGGGTTAAATAG
- a CDS encoding APC family permease: MSSSKIGLKEAISIGIGGMVGGGIFAVLGLAVSLAQGGTPVSFLIAGLIALITSYSYVKLSITYPDRGGTVNFINQGFGNGVFSGAINNLLWVSYIIMLSLYASAFGSYAPNLFEITGDKSMDVHLYSSAIIILATLINYYSIAVVGKIEKWAVVIKLLILISFVGIGAYGLIGNPSLAQLSIENWETPIQLLTGGMVIFVAYEGFELIANAAPDIENPMKNIPKAYYYSVIFVIVLYIVIAFITVGSLPFSDIATAQDYVLAEAAKPMLGQVGFTIITVAALISTFSAINASLYGGSQVSYEIAEDEELPHQLTGKLWGQPEGLLITAVVTLIMTNTLNLESISIAGSIGFLMIFAMVNYVGYKRYKEVNGNKVIPMIGSLLCTIALVVLVIQQYASNTKGIFIAVGIIVFCFVVEYLYKKKHRV, translated from the coding sequence ATGAGTTCAAGCAAAATAGGATTAAAAGAAGCGATTTCTATTGGAATAGGTGGTATGGTTGGCGGTGGAATCTTTGCTGTATTAGGATTGGCAGTTTCACTGGCACAAGGAGGAACACCTGTTTCATTTTTAATCGCGGGTTTGATTGCATTGATTACATCATATAGCTACGTGAAACTCTCTATTACCTATCCGGATCGAGGAGGAACCGTAAATTTCATCAATCAGGGATTTGGAAATGGCGTGTTTAGTGGTGCCATTAATAACCTGTTGTGGGTAAGTTATATCATCATGTTGTCGTTATATGCATCCGCTTTTGGTTCCTACGCTCCTAATTTGTTCGAAATTACTGGAGATAAAAGTATGGATGTACACTTATATTCCAGTGCGATCATCATCTTGGCAACTTTGATCAACTATTATAGCATCGCGGTAGTAGGCAAAATCGAAAAATGGGCGGTGGTGATTAAACTCCTTATACTGATTTCATTTGTAGGGATTGGGGCATATGGATTAATTGGGAATCCAAGTTTGGCGCAACTGTCTATTGAGAATTGGGAAACACCGATTCAATTATTGACCGGAGGGATGGTCATTTTTGTAGCCTATGAAGGTTTTGAGTTGATTGCGAATGCCGCTCCGGATATTGAAAACCCAATGAAAAATATCCCTAAAGCATATTATTACTCTGTCATTTTTGTAATTGTGTTATATATCGTGATTGCTTTTATTACTGTGGGTTCGTTACCATTTAGTGATATTGCTACTGCTCAGGATTATGTATTGGCTGAAGCTGCAAAACCGATGCTCGGTCAGGTAGGTTTTACGATAATTACTGTAGCCGCTTTGATTTCTACCTTCTCAGCTATCAATGCTTCTTTGTATGGCGGAAGTCAGGTGAGTTATGAAATTGCCGAAGATGAAGAACTTCCACACCAATTAACCGGAAAGCTTTGGGGACAACCGGAAGGATTATTAATCACCGCAGTAGTGACTCTGATAATGACCAATACTTTAAACCTGGAAAGTATCTCTATTGCGGGTAGCATAGGGTTTCTGATGATTTTCGCGATGGTGAATTATGTGGGATATAAACGCTACAAAGAAGTTAACGGAAATAAGGTTATTCCTATGATAGGAAGTTTGTTATGCACCATTGCTTTAGTAGTTTTAGTTATTCAGCAATATGCGTCTAATACGAAGGGGATTTTTATAGCGGTTGGAATTATCGTTTTCTGTTTTGTGGTGGAGTATTTGTATAAAAAGAAGCATAGAGTGTAA